TCCTAAAGGTAAGCAAGCATCCAATATTCAAGCTCCTTAATTGGTTCTTGATTAGCTTAAAAAAGCCCGGCATTTTCATGCCGGGCTTTTTTATTTTATCTATGTGCCGCACATCGCACGTAACTATGCAGGTGGAAGTCCGGCAGCTAGGTTTTCGCAGAGCCGAAGGCTAGGGAAACGACAAAGGACATTGTCACAAGACAGGATCTGGAGGAAGTCGATTTCAAATTAACCAAAGCGTTGTTGGTGCCTGTGTTCAAACAGGCCATGGAAGGGCTGGTATCGGATGCGGTTACATGCTGATAAAGTTCAGCATGATGATTGCTGACTGCTTCCCTTTGCTTTGATCTGCATGGCGCATGCCCCGTATCGCATTTGCCTACGGGCGCCATCTAGACCGGGAGCGAGTCCTGTAGCATCCGTAGCCCCCATGCCACGCCAAATCCTGTCACTTCGCTTGCTACGATGCCCAGCCCCCCTTCGCAGCGGCTCGCGGATAGATCGATATGCAACCAAGGCGTGTTCTCGACAAAACGCTTTAGGAATCGGGAGGCCAGAATATGATCAGCCTCGCCATCCAGCGTGCATTGCTTGATGTCAGCCACTTTGGAATCCAGCGCAGCTTCATAGTCGTCATCCAGCGGGAAGGCGCACAGGCGTTCGCCGCTTTGCTTACCTGCGCTGACTGCACGCTGCAGCAATTCCTCGCAGTTACCGAGCACGCCGCTGTAGCGCGCGCCTAAGGCCACGGCCATGCTGCCGGTCAGAGTAGCGAAGTCAATGATCAAATCTGGTTTGGCGCGTGCCGCCAGCGTGAGTGTATCGGCTAGTACCATGCGTCCTTCGGCATCGGTGTGAATAATTTCGATGGTGGTGCCGTTCAGCGCAGTCACAATATCGTTTTGTTTGTACGCTTTAGGACTAATATGGTTTTGCGCGATTGCCAGCCAGCAATCGATGTTCACTGCCAGCTTGTTCTGTGACGCGGCAAGCAAGATACCAAGTGCTACGGCTGACCCGTTCATGTCCTCGTGCATGCCATGCATATAGCGTGCTGGTTTCAGGTTGTGCCCGCCGGTATCGAAGCAAATACCCTTGCCTACCAGCCCGATGGTTTGCTTGGCTTTCGGATGAGTGTAGCGCAGATGTACGATGGCGGCATCTTCGTCCGCGCTGCCCTGTGCTACAGCTACGAAAGCACCCGCGCCCAACTTGCGCAGTTTCTTAAGATCAAACTCAACATGTTTCCAGCCATGTTGTTGCGCGAGTATTTTTACTCGCGTCCGGTATAGAGCTGGAGTCAATTCGTTAGGCGGAAGTACAGTCAATTCGCGGCATAGAAAATTGCCTTCGGCCTGCGCCTTGAGTGATACAAATGCTTGCTTGTCGGCAAAACCAACTAGTTCAATTTTACGCAGCGGTTTACGTTCATCTTTTTTCTTATGTTCCGGCAATAGGGCGCTATTCACCCATGCACCATACACGGCCAGCTCTGCAGCCAGCTTGCGTTGCGCAGGATCGCCCAGCACTACAATGGCAATATTTTTAGGTTTTTCTGCCAGAAGCAATTGCATGGCTTTGCGTACTTGGGTCTGGATGGCGAAAGCGTCCTTGGAAAAATCCAGCATCGTCCAGACCATCAACGCGCCATTAGCTGCATTGGCAGAGACCGGCGTGTTAATTAATTCATCTATCTTGAGGCTGCGTCGCGTCAATACGGTCTTGAGTAAGTCGCTATGTGGTAAGTCTTGGGGTAGCGTTTTGGCCTTGGGTAGTAGCACCAGCAAATGTTGGTTTGTCAGGTTTTTGGACGGTGTCAGGGAGAGAGTAAGTTGTGCTAGCATTTGTTCCCCAAGAAATTTTATGTATTGTTTGGCATTATACAAACAGTCACTACCTATTCCCTGAATCTTTATGCGCCAGTATTTATATTTATTGAAGCATGTGTTGAATCACGGTACAAAGAAGAACGACCGCACCGGCACCGGCACGATCAGCATCTTTGGCTATCAGATGCGCTTTAATCTGGAACATGGCTTTCCGCTGGTCACCACCAAAAAATGTCACCTGAAATCCATCATATATGAGTTGCTATGGTTTTTGCAGGGCGATACTAACATCCGTTATCTCAAGGAAAATGGTGTCAGAATCTGGGATGAATGGGCGGACGAGGATGGCAATCTTGGCCCGGTGTATGGCAAGCAGTGGCGCTCGTGGACAGCAAGGGATGGTCTCACCATTGACCAGATTTCAGATGTTATAGAACAGATTAAATGCAATCCTGATTCACGCCGCTTGATCGTTTCTGCTTGGAATGTAGGAGAACTGGATCAAATGGCGCTGGCGCCTTGTCATGTCATGTTCCAATTCTATGTGGCGGATGGCAAGCTTTCTTGTCAGTTGTATCAGCGCAGCGCGGATATTTTTCTGGGCGTGCCGTTTAATATCGCATCCTACGCGTTGCTCACTATGATGATGGCGCAAGTATGCGGTTTGAAACCAGGCGATTTGGTGCATACGTTTGGGGATGCACATCTGTACCTCAACCATCTGGAACAGGCTGAGCTGCAACTGTCGCGCGAGCCGCGACCCCTTCCGATCATGCACATTAACCGCGATGTGAAAAATATATTCGACTTCAGGTTTGAGGATTTTAGCCTGGAAGGATATGACCCGTATCCGGCGATCAAGGCTACCGTGGCGGTATGATGAACGAACAAAGGGAAGAAATGGGGAAGGGCAGGGTGGCAATCATTGTTGCGATGGCCCGTAATCGTACCATTGGGCTTAATAACAGGCTGCCTTGGCATATCCCGGCTGATCTTAAACGCTTTAAATCGCTCACCATGGGACACCATCTTATTATGGGGCGCAAGACTTTTGATTCTATCGGTAAGCTCCTGCCCGGTCGCACTACCGTGGTGGTTACACGCAATCACGCATTAAAAATTGAAGGCTGCATCATGGCCTACTCGCTGGAAGATGCGATAAGAGCTTGTGCGGGGGATGATGAGATTTTTATTGTCGGTGGCGCTGAACTCTACGCATTGGCCATGCCGTTAGTGGACACGATCTACCTCACCGAAATCAATCTAAATGTAGCAGGCGATGCTCATTTTCCGGAATTTGATAAAAAACTATGGCAGGAATTAGCGCGCGAGCAATGCAGCCAGGAAACTCCCCAGGCATTGGAATATCATTTCGTCACTTATGGCAGGAAAAAGTAATAGTACTAGGGAACGAATGATATTTTAAACCACTATTTACGCCCCCGTTTTCTTTCGACTTGTAATAATTAAATTGTAAGCAATCTGTATTTCCTTTGCTTGTTCAGTTGCTACAGCGATCATGTCTTCAGGGACACCCTGGCCCATTAACTTGTCAGGGTGATATTGGCTCATTAACTTGCGGTAAGCGCGTTTAATTTCTTGGTCGCTACTTTCCTTGCTTACTCCCAGCGCTTTATAGGCATCGTCCAAACTGGTGGCGGAAGATATTTGCCCCCCAGCAAAGTGCGACTGGTTTAAAACCATATCCAGTATTCGCTTAAATGCAGCCTCGTCATAACCAAAATGTCGGGCAATGTCTTTTAGCATTGTTTCTTCATCTGAATGAATATGCCCATCAGATAAAGCCATGACAATGAGATAGACCAGCAACATTTGCTTTAAATCATTCGTATTGCCACAAATGGCAATAAATTTATTTAAGTTCGGCTTAATATCAAAATTTGCATCGGCTCCTTGCTTAAAAAGGGCAATGGCCTGTTGCCTATGCTCAGCGGACATTCCCAGTTTTTGAATGAACTGTTCAACATGATCAATTTCATCTTGTGATATATGGCCATCCGCTTTAGCCAGTTTACCCATTGAAATAAAAACAGTTTCAAGAAATACTGATTGCCGTTGGGATTGGCTAAGCGGGTTAACTCCGCCCATACCATAAGCTCGATAACGATCAATAAAACTCCCTAGTAAATAACCAATAAAAGCCCCGAAAAAACTCCAAAAATAAAAACCTAATAAGACACCAATTAGTTTAAACAAGGCAACTCCAAAGATTAGATGAGAAAAAACAAAGCCCCCGCCGCAAGTAACTGGGTATTAACTGGACTCTTACAGTTCGCTGACTTTAGACAGTTTTTTGTATTTAGTGAAGGGTTTTTCACCACGATTAAATGTCGTTCTAAAAATTGACCATCCATCACCCCTGATGCATCAGTTGCAGCCAGGAAAGAACGAGGTTGACTAACATTATATTTTATTTGGATCTCCATCAAGCTCTCACACTGCGCAATATATCGTCAGAGTGTATCCCGAAATTGATCCGCTAGCCTTGTGGGCGAAGCAGTGAAAAAGGATTGGCGGGCAACTGTTTTTTGCTCCGAGTTTTTCTAAAAAATAAGGATTTTGCTTATTTTGTTATTTTAGCACCCATGCATAATGTTCTTTAACATTGGATCCGTAATCATTGTTTAACCTGTTGAGCGCCACTATTACCAGCCAACCGCCGCCTCTTATTAACCAAGGAGATATTTAAATGTCAACTTTACGCAAAATGAACCTGCTGCAATGTACGCTCATGTCGACCGCAGTGCTGAGTGGCTGCAGCGCCAATCATTATTCGGTACACCAGGTAGATCTGCTCGACTCCGCCCAATCTGAGGTAATAACGGTTGATGCCAAGCGAAGATTCCTGGTTAGCAATGTCGTTACAGAAACGACTGAGGCAAAACCAGCCACACCCGCTATACCAGACACACCCGCTACAAAAGGCCATCCAGCCATGCCAGCTGAACCAAAAAAGATCGAACAATTTCGACGTTACTGTGCTGAACCAAGTCCGGATGTATTTTCCGTGTTAGGCCAAGCGTTTAGCGGTGGTGCCAGTTTCGGTCAAGCAGCTGACCCTAAATCCATGAATATCGACTTGCAGGCCGCGTTTTCAAGCAGCGAAATGGGATCTACCATTTCTCGCACACAAACCATCAATATGCTGAAAGAAATGATGTACCGTACTTGCGAAAGGTTCTTGAACGGGCAGATCGGTGCGTTTGAATATCCCATCATCGCGGCGAGAGATCAACGAATCATGACATCAATCTTGGCAATCGAGCAATTGACGGGCACCGTGCTGCCCAAGCCGGTGGTCATTGCCGCAACCGGAAGCGCGTCTACAGGGCAATCAACAAATGATGCGATCCTTAGCCTGGACAATGCCAATAAAGAGATGGCCAAGAAAAAAACTGCTTCCGAAACAGCACAAAAAGAGTTCGCCGCGATCGACAATCCAGAGGGCTCTTGTGCAACATTGATGGCCAAAAAAGAAGATGAGGTGACGGCTGAAGAGGACAAAACAAAGCTAAAAAAGTGTAAAGAAAAACAAGGCAAACTCACGATAGCAAAAGAAGAGTTTAACAGTGCTAAAAATCATTATGACCTTCTCGCTAGCCTTGCAGGTAAGCCGGGTGTTTCAACTGCAACAACAAACGCGCTTTTGTTATCGCCTAAAACAGAGGCTGATTCTAATATTGAACAGGCAAAATCCGAAACAATAAAGGCTGTTGCTTTCGTTGTTGATAAGATCGTTAAACGTTCCTTTGATCAGGGTGATGAAACCTCATTTTTTTGCTACAGCGTCTTAAATAGTAAGCCGGAGGACGGCGCAGTACGGCAAGCCTGTCTCGACTTTCTTACAAAAAAGTTGAAAGATGATGCCGCTCAAGCGGATCTTAAAGCCGCTCAGTCTCTGAAAGAAACTCTTGAAATATCCGAGCAAATAAAGAATTTGAAAAGGGCTCAAGGCAAGTAGACATGGACAAGCTTGCAGAAAGAATTGAATCCGCCATACGAATAAATCAGGCTGGATGGTTTTAGGGAGGCGCTGATTAATTTGCGTTTTAAAATTCACATGGTTAGGAATCAATTTATTACGTGCGCAATTACGTAAAATTTTGAATTAATTAGCGTCTCCTTAGTAAACGAGAATGACCAAGGTTTAAGGAAGCTGCAATACCAGAAAAAGATGCGACGAATAAATGTATCAAGCTTCGGGAGCAGGTAAGCAGAGATTAAGAGGTTGTGTATAAACTCACATATGGAGTAACAAATCATGATTTCTGATACAGCAATTCAAGAAGCAATGGCAATGGGTCGCAGACAGGCTGAATCCATAATTTCATTTCGAGACAAAGAGCTTAAAAAGAGAAAAGCTGCGATTACTGCACTACCTAAATCAGTGCGCAGCATGGCTGCATTAGAACCTGAGATGATGGCGATACAAAAATCACTTGGGCCGCAAGCCAATGATGTGTTGGTTGCTGAAGGAGATTCTTGGTTTGATTATCCACTTCATGATGTTTTGCGAATTCTAGAAGATCACTATGGTTATGACGTTGAATCTGTGGCTAACAAAGGTGACAGAGTTGAAGATATGGCCTATTCCGGCGGGCAACTCGAAGAGTTCACGCGCCGTATTGAAAAAGTGCTTCGTAATGGCCCTGTTCCTCGTGCAATTCTCCTGTCCGGCGGTGGCAATGATATTGCAGGTGACGAATTTGGGATGTTGTTAAATCACGCTGAATCTGCAATAGCCGGACTAAACAAAACTATAGTAGATGGAATAATAAACGAGCGGATGAAGATTGCTTATGTGACCATCATCAGCAAGATCACAAACGTATGCCAGATGCGTATCGGTCGTTCTCTACCGATCATAATTCACGGGTATGACCATCCTGTCCCAGATGGACGAGGATTTCTTGGAGGCTGGTGGTTTTTGCCTGGACCTTGGCTTGAGCCGGGGTTTCGCGAGAAAGGTTTCGATAAACTTCCAGCTCGAATTGGTATAGCAAAAGAACTTATAGATTGTTTTAACACGATGCTTAGTAAAGTCGCATCGCTCCCAGAATTTGCTCATGTGCATTATATTGATCTGCGCGGGACACTATCAGCGGCGAATAACTACAAAGACGACTGGGATAACGAGTTGCATCCAAGTGAAAGTGGCTTCGAAAAGGTGACTAGCAAGTTCGCACAGGTCATTGCTAAGTTGTAACCTATTGCTGTCCCAATTTTTTATTAAAAAAGGGCGTTACCATTTTATTTTTCATTTTCTGCCTTCCTGGTTGTCTTTGTGAGAGATACTTCAACTGCGTTCGCCGTTTGTTTTTGCATTTGTAATCAGTTGCCAAAGTGTCGTCGCACCATTTTTTTCATAAGGGCTCTCATTTCTGCTTCAGATGCGTGAACGGTCGTTTCGTAAACTTTACTGGCAATGCTCGAGAATACCTTGAGTAATTTTGGGTCAAAGTGGGTGCCCGATCCTTTCTGAAGAATATCCATTACCTCATTTAGCGGTAGCGGGTTTTTGTAGGGGCGTTTTGAACACAGGGCGTCAAATACATCAACTATGGCAAATATGCGTGCAAGGAAAGGGATGGCTTCACCGGCTAGTCCTCGCGGATACCCTGAGCCGTCCCATTTTTCATGGTGGGCGGCTACTACCTCTCTAGCGCCATCCAGCCAGCCACTGCCGGTGATGATTTCTTCGCCGATTGTAACGTGAGTGCGCATCACTTTCATTTCATCCTCTGTCAGCTTGGCTGGCTTGAGCAGAATCGCATCGGGAATCCCGATTTTTCCGGTATCGTGTAAAAAGCTGCCGGCAATTAATGCTTGCATCCGGTCTCCCTTAATTCCGAGAGTCTCGGCCAGGATGGCGGAGACCCATGCCACACGATAGTTGTGCGTGCCCGTAATCGAATCACGTTTGGCAATCGCACGTCCTAGCGCCTCCATCATCGAAATATGCGATTCAAGCAACTCTTGAGCTTTGTGTTGATTTTCGGAGGAGAGACGAATCACGACGGGGAATAGCACGCCACCACACAGTAAAGATGCCAATCCCACCATCAAAGCGACCATAAGAGAATCCATCAGAATCTGTTTTTTCTGCCACGCGGGGACAAGACGAGTCCCTTCGAAATAGCCCGCCAGATTTCCATTTTCCTCCCGCAAGGGCGTAAATACTTGCAAGACCCAACGATCTGCGGACAAATTAAAGCTTTCATAAATGGGGGTTTGATAGCTTGGCGGCGCGTGATGGTGGATTTCCTGCTCAAGTAATTGCCCCTCAGCAGTCATGGCCTCGGCCAGTTTGATTCCGTTTGAATCGTAGATTTCTGCAATCTCAAATAATCCCTCTGCCAAGGTGCGTGCAGCCTTTTCGGCATTTACGCTTATCTCATGAGAGTCGGGCCGGTGCATTAGCAGGCGGTGTGACTCTTCCATGGCAAAAGAGACGATGCCTTTCTCGGCATTTAGACGCGATATGTACCAAGCCAGAGGGCTGGCAATACTGGCAAGGGTCAGCGATACCATCGCAATCTTGAGTGCAACTTTGCGTTTGAAAGTGATCACGACTAAGTCCAATATATTTTTGGGTAGCGGTAAGCAACAAATTGAGTGCAATTTGGTGCAAGCGCGTGCTGATTTGGATTATGAGCTTGTCTTATTTTTGATTGATCCGGCACGGTGAAGTATTAACTTCGTTCGAGCTGAGCTTGTCGAAGCCCATCCACCTTTCGACGGGCTCAAGGCGAACGGACTTCAGACATAATCTGGCCGAATCAATAGAATGCCAAGAATTATTTCTTATACTGCCAGCTTTTGCTGAGTAAGCCAATCAACGTAGTACTCAGCATGCTGACATATCCCTCCCGGCTCGGAGTAGCGGAGTTCCGGCTACGCATTCGTTACGTGATACATGAGATGGCAAGCCAAGCTGGAAAAGCTCGGTGAGCATGGCGATTAAATTGGCTGAGTTAGCAATGCTGTGCGAATCTTCAGAAGCGTATTTGTCTTGACACAGGAATAATGTAATCCAGATTAATGGTTACAATTCGAAAATCCTGTGTAACTCTGTGGTTTAAAAATGCTGATCTTAAATCTGACGCCCGCCGACCTGCGTATCAACATCGATTCCAATTTGCTCGGGTTTTCTGATACTTCAGAATTGCTGACGTATCCACTACCCTGGATCGGGCAGGAGCGCGCGGAAATGGCCGCCCGCTTTGGTCTTGGAATGGATCAGCCGGACTATAACCTGTTCGTATTGGGTGAAGTCGGCAGTGGCCGCACTTCGTTACTCAGACAAGCGATGCAGGTAGCCGCCGCAAATAAAGCGGTGCCGCCTGACTTATGTTATCTGCATAATTTCGACGCACCGGAAAGACCCCAGGCTCTGTATTTGCCTGCCGGGCAGGGACGCCTGCTGCGCCAACTCATGGTGCATATGACGATATCCCTGCAGACAGATATACCACAATGTCTGGAGGGGCAGGGTTTCAAAGTGGAAAGCGAGCGCATTGTAAAAATCTACAAGGAAGAAGAAAGCAAGAACTACGCCGAACTCGAGGCATTTGCCGAAGCCCGCAAGTTTGCTATTCAGCGTGAGGCAGGGCGTATGGTTTTCACTTTATTGGATAAAGAAAGGCATGCACTTACTGAAGATGAAGTGCTTGTATTGCCGAAAGAACACCGGGCTGAGATAGAGCAGGCTGAGCAGGAACTGCACGCGAAGATTACCAGCTATTTTGAGAAAACCCGGCCGCTGGAGAGGGCTATGAATGATGCTTTGGCGGTCTTGCGGCGCCAAGTCGTGGAGCCGTTGTTGAATCATGAATTACAGGGAATCAGGGACGGATTGAAACAGGAGATCAAAGATGACGTCAAGCTTAGTGCTTATCTGGAGCGGGTCATGCAGGACGTACTCGATCATCTTGAGCAGTTCAAGGTTTCCGATACGGATGAGGAAAGTCGGCAGGAGGTATTAAGCAAAGTATTATCCCGTTACCGGGTTAACCTGGTAGTGGACAATGATGGCCTGAGCGGTGCGCCGGTAATCGTTGAAGATAATCCATTATTCCGTTCACTGTTTGGCAGTATTGAATATCAGACCGGGAGCGATGTGCTGGTAACTGATTTTACCCGCATCCGCGCTGGGAGTTTGCACAAAGCCCACGGGGGTTTTCTCATGCTGCATCTACGCGATTTGCTGGCCGATGATATGGTGTGGGGGAAGCTGCGGCGCTTGTTGCGTAGTGGCAAGCTGCAAATCGAAGAGCCGGGTACCGCTCTTACACCGATTGCGGCCGTCTCCCTTGAACCCGAAGCCGTGAAGGTTGAAGTTAAGATCATTCTGATTGGTTCGCGCGAACAGTATTATGAGTTGCAGGAGGAGGATCCGGAGTTCGCACGCCGCTTTCGGGTCAAAGTAGACTTTGCCGAAAGCTTTTTATCCAGTGCTGAAACTCGCCGTGCTTCGTCAATTTTTATTGCCCATGCTTGCCAGGAGATGGGGCTGCCGCATTTTTCCGCCGCCGCCGTAGCACGTTTGCTAGAAGATTCCCATCGAGAAGCGGACGACCAATCTCGTCAAAGCGCGATCTTCGCCCGTACTGAGGCCCTGGTAATGGAAAGTGCTGCGCTCTGCCGCGCTCGTGCCGGCCTTTTAGTTGATGCAGCGGATGTAGAGGCTGCACTTCAGGCGCACATCTTGCGCCACGATTATCCCGCTCAGCGCTTGCAAGAATCCATTGCAGAAGGTGATTTGCTGATTACGGTGCATGGTGAGAAGGTGGGCCAGCTCAACGGTCTTTCCCAGATAGATCTGGGGGATTACCGTTTTGGTTTTCCAATACGAGTCACGGCGCGCACCTTTGCTGGTGAAGATGGTTTGCTCAATATTGGACGCGAGGTGGAAATGTCCGGGCCGATCCACGATAAGGGCGTGTTCATTTTGCAGAACTATCTGTCCGCTTTATTTGCCCATATTGCACCGCTCGCGCTTAATGCTTCAATTGTTTTTGAACAGGACTATTACGGGGTAGAGGGTGATTCTGCTTCCTGTGCCGAACTTTATGTTTTACTTTCATCTTTGTCGGGTTTGCCTCTCAAGCAAGGTATTGCGGTTACCGGCGCGGTCAATCAGTACGGAGAAGTGTTGCCGGTGGGTGGAATTAACGAAAAAATAGAAGGTTATTTTCGCGTCTGCGAAACGGCTGGCTTGGACGGCAGCCAGGGCGTGCTGATTCCACACCGTAATCGCCGGAATCTGATGTTGGAACACAAGGTCATCGAGGCCGTCGCTAAAGGTTTATTTCATATCTACACCGCAGAGCATACAAACGAAGGCATAGAACTGCTTACCGGTTTCCCGGTCGGCATCGCGAACGGAATGGGTCATTATCCTTATGACAGCGTGCTGGGCCACGCCCAGAAAACCTTATTGGCCTATCGCCGCGCCTGTCAGGTGCAGGAACATCCGAAGGAAGGACGCAAGCATTTGCGTTGAGTAACGGGAGCAGGCTTCAAAGATCCTCATGCAGTGCGTCTTTTATTTTCTGAATATCAGCACTGGGCACAAAGCTTTTGATACATGCCGACCCTGTTACCCGGAAGGTTAATGGATAACACCTTTGATGGAATTGTTTAGCCCGGTTCTAATTTTTGGTACTTCGATGCTTTTCCTATAGCTTCTTTAAAATTAAGTGCGTCGCATATTTTAAGAGTTTTGTTTAATCAAAAATAAGCAATTTGCTTATTCGTCTTTTTTATGTGTGGTTTTATTATGTAATTACCATCGGAATAGTATTAAAAAATTGATACTTGGAGGTAATACATGTCAGGTGAAGTGGTAAGGGTGATCGCGAGGATCACTGCTCAGCTCGATAAAGTTGAGGAACTTAAATCTGTATTGCTGGGTCTTGTTGAACCTACGCGAGCAGAAAAGGGTTGCGTCAGCTATCAGCTCATACAAGATAAAACCAACCTTGCCGAGTTCGTCTTTATTGAAGAATGGATCAGCGATTCGGCGATAGATGCGCATATGACATCTTCTCATGTACAAGATGCTTTCTCGAAGGCTCAATCGTTGCTCGCCAAAGCGCCTGATATCAGAAAGTATGTGATTCTCCGATAAATAGCATCAGTAATTTACGATTGATTAGTCGTCCCCAATCATCAGTTCGAGGTGCTCAATGAACGATATTACGATCTCTCAACCCTATCATGGCTTGCTTGAAAATGAAGGCCACATTCGCAGTAATTGGGGACTGAGCCATACAACGAAACCCGCCGTTTATGTCGAACCGATAAGCTACGCTGATGTGCAGGCCGTGGTGCGCGACGAGCAGCGGTTTCCAACCCCTGTACATCCGGTTGGTTCACTGCTATCGGTGACATCTACTATCGTCAATGACGGCGGGACGATGTTGTGTACGCGTAAGCTCGACGAAATTCTAGGCCTCGAATCAGACAGCACAGGAAGAAAGGTGGTTCGGGTGCAGGCGGGGTGCCGCCTTAAAAAGCTCAACATGTGGCTTCAGGCACGTAGAATGGAAATCCCGTTTCAGGCGGAAATCGGCGAGGCCACCGTAGGCTCCGTCGCGGTTGGAGATACCAAGGATTCATCGTTGGATGGCCTCGGTTATTTTTCCACGCATGTCGTCGCGCTGACCTATGTTGACGACAAAGGCAAGCTTTGCACACTGTCTGACTATAAGGATGGCATTGTGTTTCATGAGTTCAAGTGTTCGTTTGGACTCTCCGGCATCGTCGTCGAATGCCAAATCAAAGTGCGCCCGGCTACGCTTTGCAGGTCGGAGATATCATTGGAAGTTTTTCAGTCGCCGGAGGAGCTTGCCTATCGGTTGATTAGCAAACGTGAGGCGTGTGACGCTTTGTTTGCGATTGTATTTCTCAATCAACTGGCGAGTTTCTTAGATAAGCGATTCAAGGCGGGTTTCGGTTCGGTAACGCCCGCTTCGTCACAGCCTGCCTGTGAGGAATTTCGCATCGCAAAGCGCTTGGCGATCCAGCACGGATTTGAGGGGGTCGAAGTGCCGCAACCCAAAGAGTTTATCTACTCCCGCCATGACTTTGTTAATGAGTACTGGCGCCCATCAGCGGATGAGCGCCGTCTTGACTTCCAGTTTTATGAGCACGATATCACGCAACTTACCCGTGTCATCGTCGACTCCTATAAATTTACCAAGGATTTTGAACAGCAGACCGGCTATGCACCGAACGGATGGGCGACCTATTTCGTTCATCGCCCGGAAAAAGAGAAGAAGCCTTTCGGACTTTACTCGGGTGGTACCGGGATTTCATTCTCGTTTGACCCGATTTGTTCCAACCCTGCAGAACCTCGCTGGCAACGTTTCGCACAGGAATATAATAAACTGGCGATTAATTCGCTTGGCGGCAATGTCTCACCAATCCAAACACAATGGTTAGTGCCTGGCGACGTAAAAATTCCGAAAAAGTTGGCTTACCCGCGTTTTACAACGAAGTACTACGAGCAGTTTCTCGAGTAAAAGAAAATAATAAAATGGTGGCAGCCTTCTGTGGCCCTGGCTTAAGGCCAAACGTAGAGAGAAACTGAAAAATTGTTGTTCATGTCATCCAGCTTGGGAGGCTATATTGAATACTGCATTGAAAATTGGCATCGTCGGTATCGGACAGGTCGGCAGTACCACCGCCTACTCGTTGGTGTTACAGGGAGTGGGCAGTGAATTGGTACTGGTCGATCAAAATCGCGCACTGGCCGAAGCGCATGTCATGGATATCCTGCACGCGACTCCTTTTTCCCATCCGGTTCATCTTCGCAGTGGTGATTTTTCCG
This genomic interval from Candidatus Nitrotoga sp. AM1P contains the following:
- a CDS encoding GDSL-type esterase/lipase family protein yields the protein MISDTAIQEAMAMGRRQAESIISFRDKELKKRKAAITALPKSVRSMAALEPEMMAIQKSLGPQANDVLVAEGDSWFDYPLHDVLRILEDHYGYDVESVANKGDRVEDMAYSGGQLEEFTRRIEKVLRNGPVPRAILLSGGGNDIAGDEFGMLLNHAESAIAGLNKTIVDGIINERMKIAYVTIISKITNVCQMRIGRSLPIIIHGYDHPVPDGRGFLGGWWFLPGPWLEPGFREKGFDKLPARIGIAKELIDCFNTMLSKVASLPEFAHVHYIDLRGTLSAANNYKDDWDNELHPSESGFEKVTSKFAQVIAKL
- a CDS encoding HD-GYP domain-containing protein, producing MITFKRKVALKIAMVSLTLASIASPLAWYISRLNAEKGIVSFAMEESHRLLMHRPDSHEISVNAEKAARTLAEGLFEIAEIYDSNGIKLAEAMTAEGQLLEQEIHHHAPPSYQTPIYESFNLSADRWVLQVFTPLREENGNLAGYFEGTRLVPAWQKKQILMDSLMVALMVGLASLLCGGVLFPVVIRLSSENQHKAQELLESHISMMEALGRAIAKRDSITGTHNYRVAWVSAILAETLGIKGDRMQALIAGSFLHDTGKIGIPDAILLKPAKLTEDEMKVMRTHVTIGEEIITGSGWLDGAREVVAAHHEKWDGSGYPRGLAGEAIPFLARIFAIVDVFDALCSKRPYKNPLPLNEVMDILQKGSGTHFDPKLLKVFSSIASKVYETTVHASEAEMRALMKKMVRRHFGN
- a CDS encoding dihydrofolate reductase translates to MMNEQREEMGKGRVAIIVAMARNRTIGLNNRLPWHIPADLKRFKSLTMGHHLIMGRKTFDSIGKLLPGRTTVVVTRNHALKIEGCIMAYSLEDAIRACAGDDEIFIVGGAELYALAMPLVDTIYLTEINLNVAGDAHFPEFDKKLWQELAREQCSQETPQALEYHFVTYGRKK
- the djlA gene encoding co-chaperone DjlA, yielding MFKLIGVLLGFYFWSFFGAFIGYLLGSFIDRYRAYGMGGVNPLSQSQRQSVFLETVFISMGKLAKADGHISQDEIDHVEQFIQKLGMSAEHRQQAIALFKQGADANFDIKPNLNKFIAICGNTNDLKQMLLVYLIVMALSDGHIHSDEETMLKDIARHFGYDEAAFKRILDMVLNQSHFAGGQISSATSLDDAYKALGVSKESSDQEIKRAYRKLMSQYHPDKLMGQGVPEDMIAVATEQAKEIQIAYNLIITSRKKTGA
- a CDS encoding M17 family metallopeptidase, with product MLAQLTLSLTPSKNLTNQHLLVLLPKAKTLPQDLPHSDLLKTVLTRRSLKIDELINTPVSANAANGALMVWTMLDFSKDAFAIQTQVRKAMQLLLAEKPKNIAIVVLGDPAQRKLAAELAVYGAWVNSALLPEHKKKDERKPLRKIELVGFADKQAFVSLKAQAEGNFLCRELTVLPPNELTPALYRTRVKILAQQHGWKHVEFDLKKLRKLGAGAFVAVAQGSADEDAAIVHLRYTHPKAKQTIGLVGKGICFDTGGHNLKPARYMHGMHEDMNGSAVALGILLAASQNKLAVNIDCWLAIAQNHISPKAYKQNDIVTALNGTTIEIIHTDAEGRMVLADTLTLAARAKPDLIIDFATLTGSMAVALGARYSGVLGNCEELLQRAVSAGKQSGERLCAFPLDDDYEAALDSKVADIKQCTLDGEADHILASRFLKRFVENTPWLHIDLSASRCEGGLGIVASEVTGFGVAWGLRMLQDSLPV
- a CDS encoding thymidylate synthase translates to MRQYLYLLKHVLNHGTKKNDRTGTGTISIFGYQMRFNLEHGFPLVTTKKCHLKSIIYELLWFLQGDTNIRYLKENGVRIWDEWADEDGNLGPVYGKQWRSWTARDGLTIDQISDVIEQIKCNPDSRRLIVSAWNVGELDQMALAPCHVMFQFYVADGKLSCQLYQRSADIFLGVPFNIASYALLTMMMAQVCGLKPGDLVHTFGDAHLYLNHLEQAELQLSREPRPLPIMHINRDVKNIFDFRFEDFSLEGYDPYPAIKATVAV